The Orcinus orca chromosome 1, mOrcOrc1.1, whole genome shotgun sequence DNA window GCTGCCAGTCTGTTCCTTAGGGAATCTCAAAATTCTTAACAATCTTTACCACGAGGAAGTTCTGCCGCGTttcttatctgtcctcattttgAGGAAATGACATTGAGGAAAGAGCCTTTTGAAAAAAGCTCCCTTGGGAGACACTGGATAAAGAAGCACCCCAGACTCTGCAGGGAGAATCCTGGGCTTGTCCGAGTCTAAATTCACAGTAACACTCCTGGTGCTCGTTTATCAAACGCCCAAAATGGACGCTGCCTTACTCACCTGCAGCAAATTCTTGAATGTTGTCTGGtcttttcaaaagcatttctCTGGAAAACATCAAGGGATAAGGGGAGGAGGTAAAGCAGGTCCTGCACTGTCGGGGCAGATGACCCGAGACACACCCGTCCTGGCAGGCGGAAAGCCAGAGGACTCCTGCCAAGGACCCTTTCCTTCGTGATTTTCCTTCTAGTCAGGATCTGAGGCCAGGAGCAAGACATTCTAAATGGCAAGAAGCCTAGGGAATGCTCACCTCACAAGACAGCAAGTGCTGCAGCCAAGTGAAGCTTGTCATTCACTCCACAAACATTTCACAGAACCAGAGACCAGGCCCAGGCCAGGCGGCAAGTGGAAGAGCTCGCTGCCTCCTCCTCAAGGGACTCAGGTGTGGTGGGACAGATGTGCAACCCACAACCTTCCAAGGAAGTGTAACCAGGAATTGCCACGGGTGGGGGGGAGGGCACAGTAAACCACGCTGAGAGGACGGACTTGAGATGGTTGTTGGCCCTGCATACAGTGGACACTGGGACAAAACCCAGGGCGCCGGTGCCACTGGGGAGCTGAAACTGCCTTATAGCCCACCGACTTTTATAGCTCATAAAGCTCGTTCATAAATGTTATCTCACTCTACACTCTGTGAAACAGCAATGACTGTGCCCCATTTTACCTATGAAGAAAGCAAGCTTTCAAAAGGTTGACGATTTGCCCAAGTTCATAAAGCAAGTAAATAAAGGAGAGGAAGCCCAGGTCTTGTGGTTCCAAGGCCAGTGCTCTACAACATGGCCTTGTGGCCGTGGCTGCCCTGCCCCACCAGCATGGAAGGCTGTCCCTGCCCAGGAGGCCCCTGCCTCCCAAGCTTCAGGAATTTTGCTTCCCCTCTTCTCCTTCAATTCAATTTGAGAACTGTTGAGCACAAATTCTGTGTAAGTCACTATATAAGATATGGGGgattgattttaaaaagataaaatatagccCCACCTCAAAGGAATTACTGTCAAGTGAAAGGAAATGGGTAAGTTCCCAAATGTCCAAAAGGCCAAGTAACCTCCAGGTAGTGCTACGGGAGGGTACGAAATAGTGTGCTGGGAGATCATAGGAGAGAGAGTGATTCCTTACGGCAAGACCCCCAAATCCTCACAGAGCAGCTGGCGTCTGAGAGCGCCCTTGAGGTACACATGGGACGAGGGCTGAGGGACAAGAGCCTTCCAGACCAAGGAGCAGCAGGAATAAAGGCCCCAAAATTAAAGGGAACTGCCCATGTCCTGTTGACAGTGAACTCCAGAGGGTAGGAACTGGGTCGTATCCACCTTTGTTTCCCCAGGGTCTAGAAGAGCACTCAGGGAGTGTCAGTGCCCCTGCAGAGGGCGGTGGAATGATCAGAGAGGTCCAGTCTGGCTGGAGTGGGGGCACGTGCAGGGAGTAGTGGGAAGCGAAGGAGGCCCTAGTATGGAGGGCCTTAAAGACCAGGGAGAGACATTCATACTCAGTTCAAGAGACAAtggtggggggacttccctggtggcacagtggataagaatccgccaaccaatgcaggggacacgggtttgagccctggtccgggaagatctcacatgccacagagcaactaagcccacgtgccacaactactgagcctgcgctctagagcctgcgagccacaattactgagcctgagtgccacaactactgaagcccatgggcctagagcccgtgctcctcaacaagacaagccaccgcaatgagaagcccacgcaccgcaatgaagacccaacgcggccaaaaataaataaacatatttatattttaaaaaaagagagagacgggcttccctggtagcacagcggttgagagtccgcctgccagtgcaggggacatgggtttgagccctggtccgggaaggtcccacatgctacggagcaactaagcccatgcgccaccgcaatgaagagtagcccccgctcgccgcaactggaaaaagcccgcctgcagcaacaaagacccaatgcagccaaaaataaataaaaataaaattttaaaaaaaaaagaagaaaaaaagagacaatgggaatggataaacaaagcgTGGTAGagtcacacagtggaatactacacagcaatgaGAATGGAGGATCTAAGATACtgctggggattccctggtggcgcagtggttgagagtccgcctgccgatgcaggggacgcaggttcgggccccgttccgggaagatcccacatgccgcggagcggttgggcccgtgagccatggctgctgagcctgcgcgtccggagcctgtgctccgcaacgggagaggccacaacagtgagaggctcgcataccgcaaaaaaacaaaaaaagatactgctgagcaaaagaagccagagcaCATATTGTGgaattccatttgtataaagtaCACAAAAAGGCAAAATGAATCTGTGTGATTAGAAGTCAGGATACTGGCTAACTTTTTGGAGGAAGTGACTGAAAGGGGCCACAAAGGGTCTGAGGTGCTAGTCAGGTTCTAGTTCTTGATCTGGACACTAGTACCCATGTGTGTTCTCAGCTTGTGAAAGTTCAGCCAGTTTAGGATATGCCACTTGTCTGTACTTTATATTTCAAtagaatgttttttttaaaaaaaaggcaatattGTGGATCCACTGAAGATTTCTCCAGCCAAGGAATGATATGATCTGTGCTATGGTTTGGGAAGATTCATCTGCCTGGCTGTTTACAAAAACACCTAATAAAGCCTGTCTACAATTTCACACTTTGTTATCATATCTCCAGCCTAAAACCTGAGATCTCTGGATGCCTAAAATAAGTTAGATCCCTATTTCtaacatttttcagttctaaaattcaaGGCATTAAGAGCTCCATATACTGTATATATGAGTATAGGCTGGAGAGTGGTAGCTGAATGGCCATAAATCATTAGGATCTGCAAAACCCAAGTGGTGAGCTTGCCTCCCAACAAAAACAGAGTGGGGCTTCTCATGGCTTGCAGTGAGTGTACAGCAGAGACCTGCAGACAGGTGAGGACAGGCATGCTGCCCAGGATTCTgtcccctcttctcccttcctcttttctcacAGGAAGGACCATCTGAAGCATCCAATGCAGACGAGGGGCTGATTCTGGTTCACTCTGGtattatccaaaggaaataacaatcacaccaaaaagaaaaccaaaagcaaacCCTCAAAGTTCAAAcacttcctctcccctctcccctccccctcagaaagagaaaggcctgAAAGGGGCCAGGAGGATTTCAGGAGAGGAGCTTCCAGGACAGCAAAAGGAGAAGCCTGGTGGCCTACCTGGCCCAGGGAGGGGGATgataaggaaggaaagggaagatgcCTAGAGCTGTCCTTGCAGACACCCAGCTCCTCCTGGAAACTGTTCCTGGGCAGAGAAGCAGGGCCACCCCTGCCATGTGACTAAAACAACACCCTCTTTATTCACCACCCCCAAGGGTTCTAATCCTTTTGTTTGTGAACATTGCAAATGGTGAGTTAATTCAGGTTTTAACATCTATCCCCAATCTCGCTGCTGGAATCATTCTTAACTTGGATTGCAAGCTCCCCAGGATAGGAAAGATATCGTCCTTTATCTCCCTTTAGAAGAAAAGGTACAGAAAGTGATGGCTTGATCTCCAGGGCGGACACTGACAGAGGACCCCTAAACTATCTTTTGCCCAAGCTTTAAGCCTGgcccccaaaaaacaaacctcaCAGACAggtttccattttccctttccccttcccctatCTGCCCTCTGAGAATCGGCTGCCACTTTGAAGAACAATGAAGCATGGAAAAAAGACACCCCTCCAGGCctagttttaaaaagacaaaggagagcCCTACCTCTGGCTCCCCAGCTCCTGTGTGCTTACAGTGCAACACAGTGGAAAAACCAGGGGTTTGGATCCTGGTTCAGCAATCTGGGGAAGgtatttcacctgtaaaatggaagtgATAATAAACTATCTTTGTAGACTTGCTAGGAGGATCAGCAAAAATGTACCAAAATGTCATACACTGTGGGCCCTGGGGACACAAACATGGCTCCACCAGCTTAGAGCTTTGgtccagagaaagaaaatgcaattATACAATGTGATAACTGCTAATGTAGGAAACCAACAGCAGTGCCTGGAAATGGAAGCCATTATTATTTAAATCGTGCCTATCTGTTTGTAGCCAAACAGTATTCGACATAGCTCTATTGTTTTCATCCATTGATgctccatgatttttttttccctcagttctTTGCTTTTCATCCTATTAGGAACATTTTCATTCAAGCAAATGCCATGCTGAAAGGCAGTGTGGGGGAAGGAAAAAGGTGCTCCAAGACATGGTGgaaaatggttttcttttcccCATGACTTACAAGGGAGTGGCTTCCAACCCTTGGGAGTCTTTCCACACCAATGTTCTCAGGTAGAGAAAGGCCAGACGtctgaatttttttcaagttctagTGACCTTGTTAAAGGCTTCTGATAGAGAATAGGGTTCTACACCCAATGGCTGCCTGCTGAGTTTCTCAATGCCAAATTCCCTCTTCCAAGTGTTGGAAGGTATGTATTTATCCTTAGAGCTAAAGTGAAtgcatattaatatttttgagaattttgaGATAACCGAAGGAAACCTCTAGAGATAACAAGAAAACCCTGGGTGCCACAGACCCCGGCGCTAGAAAATAGTCAATCTCAGGATATTTTCTAAACTTCAGACCCTAAAGGAAGCAACAAGTAgtgtttaaagaaagaagaggtcACTCACACTCATCTATCCCCAACGAGATTTCCACTATTTGCTCAAGGCCAGTCTGAAAACCACCTACCTGAAGAAACCACTTATGAGCAACTCCACTTCTTTGTGGGTCCTTAGGTACTTTTCATTAGTAATCCGAGTCTGAATCTGGAGGGCAAGAGAAAAAGGTCATGCTTCATGAGGAGAAAGATTtcagggttcaagccctggaggTGTGGGGGGCTTGGGGAAACAACGTGCGCACTTAACCCGGGTCTCTTCCCAGGACGTTTGAACATTGAAGCCATCTGTCTTCTTACAGATCAACATCTTCAATGCTGCCTCCGGCTCAGGCTTAGGGGCCTTAACTAAGGTCGGGTCTCTACCGTTGGGAAGTTCTTGTTTGTATCTAAGTTAAGGTATCCGGCAGTCATTTCGGTCCATTTCTCTGGCCCATCCCTGTTTAAGTTTTTTTCTGGACTTTCAGGCGCCTGTCGGGCTCTGTTCAGGGCTCCAGAAGCCTAGGGTCCGCCGGGTGtgtccccacccacccagccttCCGCCCCTTTATCTGGGAACAGGCTCCACGTCCCTTTTCTCTGGGGCCCTTACCCACGGGGAGCTGCAGTCTAATGGAGGCGGAGGTCGGGGGCCGCACCCACCTTGAAGCCGCGCAGCTTCTCCAGCTGCTCGGGGCTCAGCGCCTCGGGGTACAGCCCTTGAATCCCGCCCGGCAGGGTCGCCATCTTGTCGCGGTCGTCAAGGCGACGGGAGGCGCGGCTGGTGAGGACCCGCCCCTGGCCTGGCCCCGCCCTCTCCAGAAGGGGGCGGGGCTGAAAGAAGCAATAAGGGGGCCACTCTGAAGCCGAGGAGTAAGCTCTGGAAGGTGTCAAAAGGATCCCCTTCCCCAGATTTGGGGACTGAATTCCCATTTTGACTGCATATGAAAATGAGCCCTTCTTGACCCCACCCAACCTCAAATAGTTTTTTCTTTAGCTCTAGAGCATAACTGGAAAAGGGATTCCTAAGGCAGAGTCTCCCAGAATCTGGTTCCTGACTCTCTCATTTAAAGCCTAGTAGTAGGGAAGGAAAATCTAGGCTTCTTCCCTTTCCACCGGCCCGGGAGCCAAACCCTTCCATCCTTCAAGTGCAGACACTTGACCCTGAAGTCTTGGATTCTTAACACAACATGAAAGCACCCCCATAGGATGGAATGAACCGAGTTCTACAAAGGAAGGAATGTTCTCAGActaaaaatgctggaaaggaccTGGGGACATGCTGCCAGAAGTTTCCCCTCTTGGACTGACTTTCTTGTGTAGATTAACTGCTCCTTATAAATTCTAAATCATGTTTCCCACTCCCAATGGAGTAGGGGAGGGGAAAGGCAGTTGGTCTTCAAGATGTGTTCTTCTGCTATCTAATTAAGAAGAGAACGTGAGACAGAAAGCCAGAGAGCTGAAAATAGCACCTAGAAAGGGCAGGAGGCTGTCTGACAATACACGCAAGTGCTGAATTTCTACACCCCCACGGAGATCATGAGCAGCAGAGACCTTGTGAGAGGCAGAGAAGAGCCCAAAAGGAGGCAGTCTTTTCAGATTTGAGAAAACTGCCCAAGAAGCAAGGAAAGAGCTTAACAAGCCCAGCATTAGGCCATGGCCTTGGAGGGGGTCTCTCTGCCATCTGCCTCTCAGAAAAGACTGAGGAGGGAATTCGccggcagtccagtgattagcactccgtgctttcactgctggggctgggttcaatccctggtcagggaagtaagatcccgcaagccgcacaacatggccaaaaaaaaaaagactgaggaaaagaagtgaaaatgttGGCAGTTCCCAAGCCAGGAAAAACACCTCAAGAGGTAAATTAAATAGTGGGCTACAAACCTCTTCTCAGAAACCCCATCTGGGTAGTAatcattttgattgttttttaggAGAGAGAGTTATAGTGAGAGGTAGATAAGCTGCCATCTGTCAGAAGTGATTTTTTTAGGCAGGAGCAGAGGTTAATCAGACGTGATAGTTCCTGTTGGCTAAGACCTGTCtcttcccacccctccaccccccagagAAGCTAGTGTTGGAACCTCTAAGTTGCACCATCCAGTGTGGTCACCACGAGCCACCTGTGGCTATTAAGCGCTTGAAATTTGCTGAAAGTGTCAGATGAGCTGTAAGTATAAATCActcactggattttgaagacttggtattttaaaatgtaaatatctctAATAATCCTtacattgattacatgttgaatattttggatatatcatATAGACTCGTTGAATAATACATTGAATAtactggttaaataaaatatattattaaaagtcatttcactttttcttttcacttttttaatgtggctactagaaatttttaaattatatatacagcTTGCATTACAGTAAATGGTGCTGGTCTGGACAGTCAaatctacacacacatacacacacacacacacacacaggcatataCACGCACAAttccctccatcccccaccccatgcATAAAATAATTAATGTCTTCCTTCTGCTAAACTACGATCTTCTTGTGCTTTGAGAATCAGTCAAGCCTTTCTTGACTGACCACATCCCATAGCCCAAACCccaaatacacatatatgtaaatgAGAGaggctacttttctttttttaacagcaCCTCAGTTCTCACTATTGTAAATTGTGTTGGCCTTTCTTACCTCTCCACTTGAGGTAGAAGCCACTCGAGGGAAGGAAGATTATATAATCAATTCTTTGTACACGCTCACAGATTCTGCTACAGAAGTCTTCACTCTGTTTTCAATTAGTGAGGCCAGCAAGTATTTGATGACTAGCCATTCTGCCCACACATACCTTCACTACATTTTGACCTTTCTGAAAAGTACCCCAATTATTTAGCATGTCTCGTTTCCTAAGAATCTAAAACCAGGAGTGAGCTCTCTCTTTATAAAGTCAATAATCTTTTAATGTAGGGCATCTTAACATTGAGTGCAGAGAATAAGAAAGAGGGTGAGCTTGGGGATGGTGGGCAGAGAAAGTACCTTGGAGGAACCTAGTTGGAAGCCTCACCTCCTCCTGGAGAGCAATTCCCTGGTATGCGCCTCTGGGTCATTTTTCCCCCCAGTCTTCaccccacagggcttccctccCCTACAGCCTGAAGGACAACAGAGAGGTGCCCACAGTCGCCCAGCAAGGAGGGCCTGAAGAGAGCTCCCATATCTTCTCTCCTAAACCCCACCTCTCCTCTCAGACTGAAGCCTTCCGTCTGGGGACCACAAACTAAACGAAGGATTGGAGGCGTTTTGCTGCCTGCAGCTGTCTCCTCAATTGCTGACTGGGAGGAGGAGTGAGGGGAGTTCATTATAATTCATTTTTGTGAATGTTTAATATTTCAATTAATATGATCAGCCCCAAGCCTGAATGAGCAGCAGGGCGGCAGATCTGCTGACAAGACACAGAGTAATGAGATCAACAGGGCCATGGGGTCTTCCTAGGCTCCATCCTCAGAGGGCGTGATCTGTTTAGCATCTCCATAAATACCAAGATCAGATTAGGAggcaagggaaggagcagtgggggtggggagatgggtggAAAGTTACTTTCCAGATGTATTTGCACTCTTGACTCCCTGGCACTGCCATCGCATATTCTGACCACCCTGCACTGGGCCCTCTCCCATCTCCCCCTACCCACCCATTTTAGAGGACCCTATTGGGAGCACCTGGACATCGTACCATGAAGTGTAATCAcgtctacacatacacacacacacacacacacacacacacacactcacactcacactcaaaCATACATACCTGTCAGAATGTGGCTTCAGGCCACAGAAATGATGCTAGGGaaggatggatggtggtgaaTGGAGAATCAAGCAGTAGAAGGAAGGATAGCCCTCACCCAGGGCTCAGATgaagacacaagaggaagaaaggCTAGGCTCAACCACTCCCCCCATTCCCAAGAGGAGATTTGACAGGGAAGTTAAACGCATGGACTTGGAACCACACTGTCCGGGCTCCACCCTCAGCTATACCTCTTTCCagtgtgtgaccttaggcaagtcatttaatctctctgtgcctcagtttcctcatctttactcGAAGATAACGATAGAACCTACATCATAGGGTGGTGCTGAGGGTTAAACAAGTTAGTAAATCTAAGGCACTTAAACAATGCCTATGACACGGACCAACACCGTAAGAGCCATCTAAGTGATAGTACTATTAATTCCCTTCCAGAAGAAAAGCCTGCCTGTCCAGAGAGCTGAGGCAGGGCTGCTGGGATTCAGGCGGGACAGATTTCAGAGACACCAGCACCACTGTGGAGACATCAGCCCCATTCTGGGGTGAAGAAGGGGTGACAGGAGGCAAGGAGTTCCACAAAAGCTGTGAGCCCAGGTCGGTGAGCACCTGATGGCAGGCAAGGGCTGCCCCGTCCAAGAGGTTTGATGCCAGCAGACACTCCCTGCATTGAGAGGGAGCTGTGAGTGAGCCCAGTGTACAGAGGGGCCAAGCTCCCTCGACATCACAGGGCAAACTGATCATCTGTAGAAGTTTAACTGTTTAGGGGAGTAATGGCCCCCAAATATGCTTCCCTCATCCCTCTTTGTTACCTGACTCAATTAGAGAGTCCCAGTCAGGGAACataactggggtgggggggaggggagaagcagaaggaaggaatttGGGGGTTTCCTCTGCCCTAAAGGGGAACTTGCCAGCTGTGATTCTGCCCATTGAAGGAATCAGGAATCTACTCTCATCAGAGGTTCTTGGCATTGACTACTTATTCGAGAAATATTTGTTAAGCTCCTACTACGTGTGAACAAGACACTGTGCTGGACACTGTGAACAGTAAAAGCTGAATTAAACAGTGTCCTGGTCTTCAAACAGCTTCCAAGTGCGAGCTCCCGCTGTCACCACTGCTGCCTCCCTGCCCACGCACTTATACACACAAACGCCCCAGAGGGCGAGAAGGGGGCGTCGGCAAATGCCAGCAAGATCGAGTTTTTCTTGGTTCCCTTTCTGGAAAACACAGTTCCCTCTCTGCATTCATCTCACCCTGCTCTCTCTTCCACAGCCCcctttccatctttctctctgGGTCCCTTCTGCCCTTTCCCCCAGGCTCTGCGacctgcttccctccccagctACACCCTTCTCCCCACCCGCCCCTAATCTGCCCAGCCATCTCTATGCCATCttcttttccctgttttcttcccTTGGCTCCCCAGATGCcagctcctctctcttcctcccccctgctcccctctcctGGGTCTTCTCTTCCAGCACCGGGGACAGCTCCAGCCCCCGGAACAATGGACCCCACCTTAGGGCTCCTCTATAAATTCTCCATCTTAGTGCCTTGCCCAACTCGTGATTAGGGAGTAAGATGGGGGAAGGGTTATTATCAACAGGACCAGCTGCTcttctgggggtgggaagggagtcAGGGAGGAAGGAGATAGGAAGAGGGCGTGGCTCTTGTCTGGATTGTGCGTCCCTCTCCAGGGTAGAGAATTTGTCTTCCACCCCTGAGACTGACATCACTGATGtcaggggaaaggaggtgggagtggggaggggggtgtggagGGGGGAGGTTTTTGTTGAGGAGAGCGCGGCCGGAGAGCAGAGCTCCGGGACCCAGGTGACCGGGAAAGCAGGCAGCCCCAGCGGCGGGAGCAGCCAGCAGCAGCCCAGGCCCGGggaccggggtgggggtgggaggggggctgaggggaggaCCTGAAGGGAGGCGGCAGGGCCAAAGGGACCCCCGGCGCCCTGCCGCCATCAGAGATCAAGCATCTGGCATCAGGGATCTTCGGACCCAGCAGAAGGATCAGCCACAGGGGAGGTGTCCTCCCAGGGAAGCCAACGAGAGCTCCACCTGCCCCACATCAGGAGTGCCCCCCCCCAACGCTGCTGGCAACCATACCAGGACCCTAACCCCTCAGCCTGCAACCCCATCACCCTTCTCAGGCCCTTTCCTCCACCTCCAGCTCTAATCTCAACCCCTAGTTCCCAGCGCCCCTGCTACCACCCTAACCCTCCAAGTCTTGGCCACACTGCCCCCCATCCTGGGATATCTGCCAGATCTCTGGGAGGGAGATCGTTTGCTTGGGCTATGCCCCCTGGTGGCATGACAGTGTCTGCCTAGACCCCTGACCCCGAGCCCTCAACTCCCTGGGCCTCCTTTGTGTGAAGAGCGGCCCCTCCGCTCAGCACTGTGGTTGAGGCCAAAGGGAAAGCCAGCCCCAGCCACTTGCCTCCTTGCTGGGCAGCTCCCCCTGGCCTtcgggcctctccctgctcccctcgGCCCCTTCTCCTGGGCCGCCCCAATGAAGGAACCGGATGCCATCAAGCTGTTTGTGGGGCAGATACCGAGGCATCTGGAGGAAAAGGACCTGAAACCCATCTTCGAACAGTTTGGTCGGATCTTCGAGCTGACTGTCATCAAGGACAAGTACACCGGGCTGCACAAGGGTGAGGGGTCAGGCCAGGCTGGAGAGGCTTCAGGGAGTGGGCTGGGAGGttgggaggctgggaggaggtggggaagccAGGCTGGAGGGATGGAGTGGCTGGAGAAGGCTGATCTGGAAGGAAAAGAGTTCATGGGCTGGGGAGTGTGGATGGAGGAGCTAGAAGAGAACTCAGCTAGGGTGACCAGGGGACCTCAGGTGGAGGACCAAGGAGAGCCTCTCTGGGGGAAGAGTTGTCCAGGTGGCTGCAGAGATGTGGACCCCAAAGTTGAGGGGGATGATGTGGATGAACTCAAGGAAGGATGGAGGAACGAGAGAGCTGGTTTGAAAGATAAGGAGCTGGGCAgcggtgtgtgtgtggaggggggcaGCACGCACAAGACTGAGAGTCTTAGTAGCCTCAGATACTATTGGGATGGGGGTCGGGACACAGGGTCAGGTGCTCAACCTGGAAAGAGTGGATGTTCGTGGAGTGGGCAGGGCAGCTCCAGAACTAAAGAGGGGGACCTGGGAAACAGTGTAGGACAGAGATTGGTAAAGATCTGGGAAGCGTAGGGACTCGAAAGTTAAGGGAGCTGGGGGTGAAAGAGGATGTGCCTCAGACCAAAGGGCTGTGCAGCTAAGCAGGGTCAGGCCTGGGGTCAGGCCTTGGAGAGCCCCAGACACTGGGAGTCAGAGGGGCCACGCTGCCTCCCCCTCCACCGGCCCAGGGACTCCGGCTCCCcactcttccctttccttctctagtcagctctccaccctccacctgcctcccatggagctggagagagaggaggaaatagagaaaatgggAGAGGAGAGGGCTGATGATGACCAAGATGGAGGGAGGTGGaggcaaaggagaaaggggaaaggagaccagctaaggaagagagaaaaccaCACTACACGTACTTGTCTGGAGATCACatgccccttctcctccccccacaCAAAGCCCCAGCTCCCACAGCCCAGGCGTTCTCCCTCTTCCATCACCCCACCACGTAAGCCTCCTGGTCTCGGGGTCTCTGCCCTGTGCTCATCAGCCCAGAGACTCCGGGGACGAATGTGCACCCCCTCTCagacacctccccaccccagcaggcAGAAGGTGGCAAGAAGGGACAAGCTTCCCAGTCCTCAGTTTCGTGGGGGGTAGGGGGCCTTTTAGGGAGGGGAGACCGGGGACTTACCCCCGACCCGGtctctctgcccctgcccctcctcagGATGTGCCTTCCTGACATACTGTGCCCGCGATTCAGCCCTGAAGGCCCAGAGCGCCCTGCACGAACAGAAGACGCTTCCAGGGGTGAGTCCCGGCCTTTTCAAGGCCAGGGGGCT harbors:
- the RIIAD1 gene encoding RIIa domain-containing protein 1 isoform X2 yields the protein MPYGTVPAAFPGRREPRPLLERAGPGQGRVLTSRASRRLDDRDKMATLPGGIQGLYPEALSPEQLEKLRGFKIQTRITNEKYLRTHKEVELLISGFFREMLLKRPDNIQEFAADAASDSRYAGYIKILFCRHPARAWLSSERIFSERA
- the RIIAD1 gene encoding RIIa domain-containing protein 1 isoform X1, whose amino-acid sequence is MPYGTVPAAFPGRREPRPLLERAGPGQGRVLTSRASRRLDDRDKMATLPGGIQGLYPEALSPEQLEKLRGFKIQTRITNEKYLRTHKEVELLISGFFREMLLKRPDNIQEFAAADAASDSRYAGYIKILFCRHPARAWLSSERIFSERA
- the RIIAD1 gene encoding RIIa domain-containing protein 1 isoform X4, whose product is MPYGTVPAAFPGRREPRPLLERAGPGQGRVLTSRASRRLDDRDKMATLPGGIQGLYPEALSPEQLEKLRGFKIQTRITNEKYLRTHKEVELLISGFFREMLLKRPDNIQEFAADYFTDPRLPNKIHMQLIKEKKAA
- the RIIAD1 gene encoding RIIa domain-containing protein 1 isoform X3; its protein translation is MPYGTVPAAFPGRREPRPLLERAGPGQGRVLTSRASRRLDDRDKMATLPGGIQGLYPEALSPEQLEKLRGFKIQTRITNEKYLRTHKEVELLISGFFREMLLKRPDNIQEFAADAASDSRYAGLFHGSKTSQQDSHAAN